From the Thermomicrobiales bacterium genome, one window contains:
- a CDS encoding rod shape-determining protein RodA, translating to MASIAGMRAVRARPRTATQFDPFMVVLIVVLNIFGLVTIWSASGAEGGIIGQEVSRQAFYFVAGMIAMFTLASINYKYLKSFAAIAYVGSVGLLFTVLAIGETISGSTRWFFLGPISFQPSELAKIATIIALAAFISERRHEMDRLSNFLISIGIVALPMGLVFMQPDLGTTGVFAAIWLGMIVMSSTRLLYLVGLALLAIPGVAFAWLRLLHDYQKDRLMVSFDPDRDYLGQGYNIIQARITIGSAGWFGHGLHGGSQAEFNLLKVSETDFIFAHAMSMFGFVGGIALFLAFMLLFWRMLRAVTIAHDTFGQQLAIGITSMFFFQTFVNIGMNLGIMPVTGIPLPFISLGGTALFFVLVSFGIIQSIIINHRKLGFQSL from the coding sequence ATGGCTTCGATCGCAGGAATGCGCGCCGTTCGAGCGCGACCCCGCACCGCCACGCAGTTCGACCCGTTCATGGTCGTCCTTATCGTTGTTCTGAATATCTTCGGTCTGGTGACGATCTGGAGCGCATCCGGCGCGGAAGGCGGCATCATCGGCCAGGAGGTATCGCGCCAGGCGTTTTACTTTGTCGCAGGCATGATCGCGATGTTCACGCTGGCGTCGATCAACTACAAGTACCTGAAGTCATTCGCCGCGATTGCCTACGTCGGCTCGGTCGGATTGCTGTTCACCGTGCTGGCGATCGGTGAAACGATCTCTGGCTCGACACGCTGGTTCTTCCTCGGCCCGATCTCGTTCCAGCCATCGGAGCTGGCCAAGATCGCAACGATCATCGCGCTAGCGGCATTCATCAGTGAACGTCGCCACGAAATGGACCGGCTCTCGAACTTCCTGATCTCGATTGGCATCGTCGCCTTGCCGATGGGCCTGGTCTTCATGCAGCCGGACCTCGGCACAACCGGCGTATTCGCCGCCATTTGGCTCGGTATGATCGTGATGTCCTCAACACGACTGCTCTATCTGGTCGGGCTGGCGCTGCTGGCGATTCCGGGAGTCGCGTTCGCCTGGCTCAGACTGCTGCACGACTACCAGAAGGACCGCCTGATGGTGTCGTTCGATCCTGATCGCGACTATCTTGGTCAGGGCTACAACATCATCCAGGCACGCATCACGATCGGCTCGGCCGGCTGGTTCGGGCACGGGCTGCACGGCGGCAGTCAGGCCGAGTTCAATCTGCTGAAGGTCAGTGAAACCGACTTCATCTTCGCTCATGCGATGAGCATGTTCGGCTTCGTCGGCGGCATCGCGCTGTTCCTCGCCTTCATGCTGCTCTTCTGGCGGATGCTGCGCGCGGTGACGATCGCGCACGATACCTTCGGCCAGCAGCTCGCCATCGGCATCACGTCGATGTTCTTCTTCCAGACGTTCGTGAACATCGGGATGAACCTGGGCATCATGCCGGTTACCGGCATTCCACTGCCATTCATTTCCCTTGGCGGCACAGCGCTGTTCTTCGTGCTGGTGTCATTCGGCATCATCCAGAGCATCATCATCAATCACAGGAAGCTCGGCTTCCAGTCTCTTTGA
- a CDS encoding NlpC/P60 family protein — protein sequence MRRAAGLPLILLLVTLIAPLGLPATDARAEPAGVVVVLGQWSDQIQQAAAAANVPWQVVASIVMIESAGDANLVGPSGRQGLMQVQPGNNSVDASVDLLDPTANLNAGAQILAGLYERWGSWSQVAAAYTDRIDERGNVIERLDDHGLTGREYVALFERQTASLGYAVGPVAVPYSLIPREVDIIRVATTALGTPYVWGGESYEEGGFDCSGLVQWAWAQLGVPVARTAAEQFDTTERLDPADVQPGDLIFFANTTPVGRQANALAGGEPVSIITHVGIYVGNGMMLHSPDVGEFVRIDKLDTPFWRAHLAGYGRVQTGG from the coding sequence ATGCGCCGCGCCGCCGGCCTGCCGCTCATTCTCCTGCTGGTCACACTCATCGCTCCGCTCGGGCTGCCCGCGACCGATGCCCGCGCCGAGCCGGCCGGGGTCGTTGTCGTCCTCGGTCAGTGGTCAGACCAGATCCAGCAAGCAGCCGCAGCGGCAAACGTGCCGTGGCAGGTCGTCGCCTCGATTGTGATGATCGAGTCGGCTGGCGACGCCAACCTCGTCGGCCCATCCGGCAGGCAGGGACTGATGCAGGTCCAGCCCGGCAACAACAGTGTTGACGCCAGCGTGGACCTGCTCGACCCGACAGCAAACCTCAATGCCGGTGCGCAAATCCTCGCCGGCCTCTACGAGCGCTGGGGTTCCTGGTCGCAGGTCGCCGCCGCCTACACCGATCGCATTGACGAGCGCGGCAACGTCATCGAGCGTCTTGACGATCACGGGCTGACCGGTCGTGAGTACGTCGCCCTGTTCGAGCGACAGACGGCCAGCCTGGGCTACGCCGTCGGCCCGGTCGCTGTGCCGTACAGCCTGATCCCTCGCGAAGTCGACATCATCCGCGTAGCCACAACCGCGCTCGGCACACCCTACGTCTGGGGCGGCGAGTCCTACGAAGAGGGCGGCTTCGACTGCTCCGGCCTCGTCCAGTGGGCCTGGGCGCAGCTCGGCGTTCCGGTGGCGCGCACAGCAGCCGAGCAGTTCGATACCACCGAGCGGCTCGATCCGGCTGATGTGCAGCCCGGCGACCTGATCTTCTTCGCCAACACGACGCCCGTCGGACGCCAGGCGAACGCACTGGCCGGTGGCGAGCCGGTGTCGATCATCACCCACGTCGGCATCTACGTCGGCAACGGCATGATGCTCCACTCGCCGGATGTCGGCGAGTTCGTCCGCATCGACAAGCTCGACACCCCGTTCTGGCGTGCCCACCTCGCAGGCTACGGTCGGGTGCAGACTGGCGGGTAA